Within the Caldisericum sp. genome, the region AAAATTGTAGTTCGAAAGTAAGGAGGAAAAGTGGACAATAGGAAACTTGATTTAAAATTGGCTTTGGGAAGCTTCTTGCGCAATACGTGGTGAGGTTGATGCTCCAAAGTATAAGGACTACATCTTACCCCTGATTTTTATAAAGAGATTATCAGGAGTTCTCTGAAAAACTTCCCCTACTCTATCTATTAATTCTTTAAAAAATCTTTCGAAAATATCAGTAAAAGAAGCATTTTGTATTGATTTTTCCTGAGTACGTTGTAAAATTAGTTCAAAGATTAACAATACAGTTAGGAGAAAAATGATAGGAAAACAGAACAAAAATACAAATTTCTTTGACAGTTATGTCTTTGATAATCTCTTACCAAAGGAACATATACTTCTTGATATCAAAAAAGGAAATAGATTTTTCTTTTGTTGAAAAGGAACTTGAGGACCTCTACGATACAAAAAAATGGAAGACATGCTTACCCACCAGAAGTTCTCTTTAAAATACTCTTCCTTGAATTCTACTATAACTTGTCAGATGTAGAGGTAGTAAAGCAGTGTCAGGTAAACATTCTCTACCGTTACTTCATAGACCTATCGATTGATGAAAGTATACCTGATGATACAACACTTGTTGTATTTAGAAAGAGATGTGGTAGTGTTCGTTTTGAGAGGTTGTTCAATAGAGTAGTAGAACAGTGTAAGAAGAAAGGTATCCTTAAAGAGAACCTTAAGATTTTAGATGCAACTGCAATAGAGGGAAATGTCTCTGTCCCAAACAGGGTAAATATTTTAAGACAGGGAAGAAATATAGTGATAAAGAAAATAGCAAAGGTTAGTGAAATTGCATATGATGAGTTCAAGGAATGTATAAACGGAGAAAGAGCCCATGGAAACCCATCGAAAGAGAAATTGGAAAGTGAGATATTAAAAACAGAGGAGTTTGTTAAGAAAGTGGAAGATCAATACGGAGAAAGTGAAGAAGTAGAAGACCTTCTCAATATGCTTGAGGAACTCTGTGGACATAATGAGAGTGACAATATTGGTGAGAATAGAGAAAATAATATAGATAGAAGGGGTGATAATGAGGATAATGAAGATAATGAAGACAAAGAAGACAAAGATAACACAATAGATAAAGATGGAGATGTGAGTAACAAAAACAGCAAAGATGATGATAAAGATAAGCCCAATAAGGAAAATAATGATAAGAGCGTAAGAAAACAATACCCATCTCAGGAGAAACACATTGTTTCCTTTGTAGATACAGATGTGCGTTTCGGAGCAAAAAGTGATAAGAAAAAGTTTGTAGGATACAAAGCTCATATATGTATGGATGAGAGTGGTATTGTTACATCTGTAAATCTTCTTCATGGGAATGAAAATGAAAGCGTAGATTTGCCAAGCCTGCTCCGAAAAGAACAAACAAAAGGGATAGAAGGGAATACAGT harbors:
- a CDS encoding transposase — encoded protein: MKRNLRTSTIQKNGRHAYPPEVLFKILFLEFYYNLSDVEVVKQCQVNILYRYFIDLSIDESIPDDTTLVVFRKRCGSVRFERLFNRVVEQCKKKGILKENLKILDATAIEGNVSVPNRVNILRQGRNIVIKKIAKVSEIAYDEFKECINGERAHGNPSKEKLESEILKTEEFVKKVEDQYGESEEVEDLLNMLEELCGHNESDNIGENRENNIDRRGDNEDNEDNEDKEDKDNTIDKDGDVSNKNSKDDDKDKPNKENNDKSVRKQYPSQEKHIVSFVDTDVRFGAKSDKKKFVGYKAHICMDESGIVTSVNLLHGNENESVDLPSLLRKEQTKGIEGNTVTADSLYNSARNRGSIHELGLKAYIPPRRKERDEERFVYDKENDIITCPYGNIAKSGKSRQENGTLYNFNPKICRTCINKCKWYKKDRCRLFVSDDLKLRAIDRDDYYNKALMKRKDVERKFGEGKLWHGLRRARYRGK